The genomic interval ATGGAGTGATTGGAGAGGAATAGATATGTGGTGGTTGCAGAGCGTGTATGTTGAAAAAGAATGGAGGAGAAAAGGCATAATGAAAAAACTGCTGGAGGAACTTAAGAGAATGGCTTACAACAACAATGTTTTTGCCCTGCGTTTATATGTTTACAATGATAATCATAATGCCATACATGCATACGAAAAAGTTGGGATGAAATGGTTGCCGTACCAAATATTTTTGCTGGAACTCTGAATTTTTGATGCTCTGCAGTTTTTCAATGTGCACTTGCTTCATACTGCAAAAACCGAAAATTGACAATAATATTTTTATATGCGCCCTGAATAAGACGACAAAAAAGAGAGGATAACATGGTTTCAAATTATTTTGAGGATTATACAAAATTTACGTGCTCAAGTGATGATTTCGATAATGCGGACGGTGTTGTATTCGGTATTCCTTATGATAAAACCATCTGTTTTAAACCCGGGGCAAGGTTGGGTCCCAAAGCAATAAGGGAGGCATCCTGGGGATTGGAAACATACAGCCCGTTGCTAAAAAAAGACTTATTGAATTGTAATTTCTGCGATATGCAGGATATTTCATTATTTGGCAATACAGAGGAGATATTCAGAAATATAACTACTGTTTCAAAAAAGATTGTCAAACATGATAAAAAAATCATTGCACTTGGAGGAGAACATTCAATAACGTACCCGATTGTTAAGGGAATAAAAGATGTTCTCGGCGATCTGGCTGTTTTACATTTTGATGCCCACTGCGATTTGAGGGACGAATACCTGGGAGATGAGCTTTCCCATGCGTGTGTTATGAGGAGATGTTACGAGATAACAAAAAACATTTACCAGTTTGGAATAAGGAGCGGAGACAACGATGAATGGAATTTTTCAAAAAATACAAAATTATCTCTGGAGTTGATGAACAAAGAGGATGTAAAGGAAATGGGAAGGCTGCATAAACCTCTGTATGTAACGATAGATATAGACGTCATTGACCCAGCATTTGC from Candidatus Thermoplasmatota archaeon carries:
- the speB gene encoding agmatinase yields the protein MVSNYFEDYTKFTCSSDDFDNADGVVFGIPYDKTICFKPGARLGPKAIREASWGLETYSPLLKKDLLNCNFCDMQDISLFGNTEEIFRNITTVSKKIVKHDKKIIALGGEHSITYPIVKGIKDVLGDLAVLHFDAHCDLRDEYLGDELSHACVMRRCYEITKNIYQFGIRSGDNDEWNFSKNTKLSLELMNKEDVKEMGRLHKPLYVTIDIDVIDPAFAPGVGTPEPCGFSTKELLNSLYGLKELRDDIIGFDVVEFSPVYDVDGITSVAAAKIVREMILMILG
- a CDS encoding GNAT family N-acetyltransferase; translation: MIGNREKGFYLVAEHNNAIVGQVMVTYEWSDWRGIDMWWLQSVYVEKEWRRKGIMKKLLEELKRMAYNNNVFALRLYVYNDNHNAIHAYEKVGMKWLPYQIFLLEL